In one window of Planctomycetota bacterium DNA:
- the atpG gene encoding ATP synthase F1 subunit gamma, whose amino-acid sequence MPAVQSARAIKRKIRAVGNIRKITRAMQMVSAAKLKKVQERLLELRPYSDKIRELLEGLVAQVRDLDYPLFTPRPQVRSIGLVVMMADKGLCGSYNSNMLRYVQRFREEHPQPARVVAIGRKAAEGLRKMGLEVRAAHTGLPTEVPFAQIQAMTRDLREAFLSGEVDEVYLLFTRYVNALTFRPGHVKFLPVEPAARGGPAPEYEFEPEPARILDRLLPRYVEVSFHRLLLESMSSEHAARMNAMRNATDSATDLISSLTLVYNKARQAGITKELLDIVGGAEALKG is encoded by the coding sequence ATGCCTGCCGTCCAGTCGGCCCGGGCGATCAAGCGCAAGATCCGCGCGGTCGGAAACATCCGCAAGATCACGCGGGCGATGCAGATGGTCTCGGCCGCCAAGCTCAAGAAGGTTCAGGAGCGGCTTCTCGAACTGCGGCCCTACTCGGACAAGATCCGCGAGCTTCTGGAAGGGCTGGTGGCGCAGGTCCGGGACCTCGACTATCCGCTCTTCACGCCGCGGCCCCAGGTGCGGTCGATCGGGCTTGTGGTCATGATGGCCGACAAGGGGCTCTGCGGAAGCTACAACTCGAACATGCTGCGGTACGTGCAGCGGTTCCGGGAGGAGCACCCCCAGCCGGCGCGCGTCGTGGCGATCGGCCGCAAGGCGGCCGAGGGGCTGCGGAAAATGGGGCTCGAGGTGCGCGCGGCCCACACGGGCCTTCCCACGGAGGTGCCCTTCGCGCAGATTCAGGCGATGACGCGCGACCTCCGGGAGGCGTTCCTGTCGGGCGAGGTGGACGAGGTCTACCTGCTCTTCACCCGCTACGTCAACGCCCTCACCTTCCGGCCGGGGCACGTGAAATTCCTCCCGGTCGAGCCCGCCGCCCGCGGGGGGCCGGCGCCCGAGTACGAGTTCGAGCCGGAGCCCGCGCGGATCCTGGACCGGCTGCTCCCGCGCTACGTCGAGGTCTCGTTCCACCGGCTGCTCCTGGAGTCCATGTCGAGCGAGCACGCGGCGCGGATGAACGCCATGCGCAACGCGACCGACAGCGCCACCGACCTCATCAGCTCGCTGACCCTCGTCTACAACAAGGCCCGCCAGGCGGGAATCACCAAGGAACTCCTCGACATCGTCGGCGGGGCGGAGGCCCTCAAAGGGTAG
- the atpC gene encoding ATP synthase F1 subunit epsilon: MARKFAVEIVTPERVVLSEEAESLVVPAEKGYLGILAGHAPLLCTLRPGEVRLKTDRGERLFATGGGFLEVARNKATLLVDSLEEASAIDVPRAEAALRRAREELAAARTETAREEARAAMERARNRLRVASRK; encoded by the coding sequence ATGGCAAGAAAGTTCGCGGTCGAGATCGTCACGCCTGAGCGCGTGGTCCTTTCGGAAGAGGCCGAGTCGCTCGTGGTCCCGGCCGAAAAGGGCTACCTCGGGATCCTGGCGGGTCACGCTCCGCTTCTGTGCACGCTGCGGCCGGGGGAAGTGCGCCTGAAAACGGACCGAGGGGAGCGCCTCTTCGCCACGGGGGGCGGGTTCCTCGAGGTCGCCCGGAACAAGGCGACGCTTCTAGTGGACAGCCTGGAGGAAGCTTCCGCCATCGACGTCCCGCGCGCGGAGGCGGCGCTGCGGCGCGCCCGTGAAGAGCTCGCGGCCGCCCGCACCGAGACCGCCCGCGAAGAGGCCCGGGCCGCGATGGAACGCGCCCGGAACCGGCTGCGCGTCGCGTCCAGAAAATAG
- the hutI gene encoding imidazolonepropionase codes for MRREEADLLVVNAGRLLTLAGPARPRRGEEMSDLGVLERGAVAVRGGRIRAVGPSSELSRRFRARRRIDARGALVTPGLVDPHTHLVFAGSREGEFEARAAGRSYEEIARAGGGIHATVAAVRAASRQELLAAARVRRAEMLARGTTTVEAKSGYGLSLAHELKQLEVARALGCVPTFLGAHEVPRERSRREYLREIVEVMIPRVRTAARFCDVFCEPGVFSVSEARRVLEAARRAGMGLKLHAEEFRRSGAAELAAELGAVSADHLGAVGPRGIRALARAGTVAVLLPATACFLGLPGGAPARRLIEEGVPVALGTDFNPGTSTALGLPLVMTLAVAHLRMSPAEAWCAVTANAAWACGEGDRAGTLEPGKRADLVIWNARDPREVPYWFGANLARTVILGGRVAAGDSADEG; via the coding sequence ATGAGGCGCGAGGAGGCGGATCTCCTGGTCGTCAACGCCGGGCGCCTTCTGACCCTGGCGGGTCCCGCCCGGCCGCGGCGCGGGGAGGAAATGTCCGATCTGGGGGTCCTGGAGCGGGGGGCCGTGGCGGTGCGCGGCGGGCGCATCCGGGCGGTCGGGCCCTCTTCGGAGCTTTCGCGCCGGTTCCGCGCGCGCCGGAGGATCGACGCGCGGGGCGCGCTGGTCACCCCGGGACTCGTGGATCCGCACACGCATCTCGTCTTCGCGGGTTCGCGGGAAGGGGAGTTCGAGGCCCGCGCCGCGGGACGCTCCTATGAGGAGATCGCCCGGGCGGGCGGAGGAATTCACGCGACGGTCGCCGCCGTCCGGGCCGCCTCCCGGCAGGAGCTTCTGGCCGCGGCGCGCGTCCGCCGGGCCGAGATGCTGGCCCGGGGCACGACGACCGTCGAGGCCAAAAGCGGGTACGGGCTGAGCCTGGCCCACGAGCTCAAGCAGCTCGAAGTCGCCCGGGCTCTGGGGTGCGTGCCCACGTTTCTCGGCGCCCATGAGGTGCCGCGGGAACGGTCGCGCCGGGAGTACCTCCGGGAGATCGTCGAGGTCATGATTCCGCGGGTGCGGACGGCGGCGCGCTTCTGCGACGTGTTCTGCGAGCCGGGGGTCTTTTCGGTGTCCGAGGCGCGGCGGGTGCTGGAGGCGGCGCGGAGGGCGGGGATGGGGCTCAAACTCCACGCGGAGGAGTTCCGGCGCTCGGGCGCGGCGGAGCTGGCGGCCGAGCTGGGCGCGGTGAGCGCGGACCATCTCGGGGCCGTGGGGCCGCGCGGCATCCGGGCGCTGGCGCGCGCGGGAACCGTGGCGGTGCTTCTCCCGGCGACGGCCTGTTTTCTGGGCCTTCCCGGCGGGGCGCCGGCGCGGCGCCTGATCGAAGAAGGGGTTCCGGTGGCGCTCGGCACGGATTTCAACCCCGGCACCTCGACGGCGCTGGGGCTTCCCCTCGTCATGACCCTGGCGGTGGCGCACCTGCGGATGTCGCCGGCGGAGGCGTGGTGCGCCGTCACCGCCAATGCGGCCTGGGCCTGCGGGGAAGGGGATCGCGCCGGGACGCTGGAGCCGGGAAAGCGCGCGGATCTGGTGATCTGGAACGCGCGCGATCCGCGGGAAGTGCCCTACTGGTTCGGCGCGAATCTCGCGCGGACGGTGATTCTCGGCGGCCGCGTCGCCGCCGGAGATTCCGCCGACGAAGGGTAG
- the atpD gene encoding F0F1 ATP synthase subunit beta — protein sequence MANQGRIAQVIGPVVDVTFEEKLPPIYTALKIEDAARGIDLTCEVAQHLGNNTVRSVALAPTEGLVRGMSVIDTGAPIKVPVGRPTLGRVMDLLGNPVDDGGPVRGEDYYPIHREAPPLEEQEPTPKVFQTGLKVIDLLAPFPKGGKIGLFGGAGVGKTVLVQELIRNIAVEAGGVSVFAGVGERTREGNDLWLEMQHAKFKDASGKELRVLDKTVMVFGQMNEPPGARLRVALSGVTFAEYFRDKEGQDVLLFIDNIFRFVQAGSEVSALLGRMPSAVGYQPTLAQEMAALQERITSTKRGSITSVQAVYVPADDITDPAPATTFTHLDANIVLERRIAELGIYPAVDPLRSTSRLLEPKVVGEEHYQVAREAQRLLQRYQDLQDIIAILGMEELSDEDKRVVARARRIQRMLSQPFFVAEQFTGTPGKFVPLKETIRSFREIIEGKHDQLPEQAFYMVGGIDEAVEKARKMAAG from the coding sequence ATGGCGAATCAGGGAAGAATCGCGCAGGTCATCGGACCCGTCGTGGACGTGACCTTCGAAGAAAAGCTGCCTCCGATCTACACCGCGCTGAAGATCGAGGACGCCGCGCGGGGCATCGACCTCACCTGCGAGGTCGCCCAGCATCTGGGGAACAACACCGTCCGGTCGGTGGCCCTGGCGCCCACGGAAGGGCTCGTCCGGGGCATGAGCGTGATCGACACGGGCGCCCCGATCAAGGTTCCGGTGGGCCGCCCCACGCTCGGCCGCGTCATGGACCTTCTGGGCAATCCCGTGGACGACGGCGGCCCGGTCCGGGGGGAGGACTATTATCCCATCCACCGCGAGGCGCCGCCCCTGGAGGAGCAGGAACCGACCCCGAAGGTGTTCCAGACCGGCCTCAAGGTCATCGATCTGCTGGCCCCCTTCCCCAAGGGAGGGAAAATCGGGCTTTTCGGCGGCGCCGGCGTGGGCAAAACGGTCCTCGTCCAGGAACTCATCCGCAACATCGCCGTCGAAGCGGGCGGCGTGTCGGTCTTCGCGGGCGTCGGGGAACGGACCCGCGAGGGGAACGATCTCTGGCTCGAAATGCAGCATGCGAAGTTCAAGGACGCCTCCGGCAAGGAGCTCCGCGTCCTCGACAAGACCGTCATGGTCTTCGGCCAGATGAACGAGCCGCCCGGGGCGCGCCTGCGCGTGGCGCTCTCCGGCGTCACCTTCGCCGAATACTTCCGGGACAAGGAAGGGCAGGACGTCCTTCTGTTCATCGACAACATCTTCCGGTTCGTCCAGGCCGGATCCGAGGTGTCGGCCCTTCTGGGACGCATGCCGAGCGCCGTGGGCTACCAGCCGACCCTGGCGCAGGAGATGGCGGCGCTTCAGGAGCGGATCACCTCGACCAAGAGGGGCTCCATCACGTCGGTCCAGGCGGTCTACGTGCCCGCCGACGACATCACCGACCCCGCCCCGGCCACGACCTTCACGCACCTGGACGCCAACATCGTCCTGGAGCGCCGCATCGCGGAGCTCGGAATCTACCCCGCGGTCGATCCGCTGCGGTCCACGTCGCGGCTGCTGGAGCCCAAAGTGGTCGGCGAGGAGCACTACCAGGTGGCCCGGGAGGCGCAGCGTCTGCTCCAGCGCTACCAGGACCTGCAGGACATCATCGCGATCCTGGGCATGGAGGAACTTTCCGACGAAGACAAGCGCGTCGTGGCCCGCGCGCGGCGCATCCAGAGGATGCTTTCCCAGCCGTTCTTCGTGGCCGAACAGTTTACGGGGACGCCGGGCAAGTTCGTCCCCCTCAAGGAGACGATCCGCTCTTTCCGGGAAATCATCGAGGGCAAGCACGACCAACTGCCGGAGCAGGCGTTCTACATGGTGGGAGGAATCGACGAGGCGGTGGAGAAGGCCAGGAAGATGGCCGCGGGTTAA